One part of the Osmerus mordax isolate fOsmMor3 chromosome 18, fOsmMor3.pri, whole genome shotgun sequence genome encodes these proteins:
- the znf384a gene encoding zinc finger protein 384a isoform X1, producing the protein MEDSHFNSSYFWSPVPTVQGQIENAMFLNKMKDQLGPEKGSPSFSHSSSSSHYPAAAHTGPQGSVAMDSGAGVRVPKQEGGGGPSMGGGGGHLHQPHTSQNITVVPVSSTGIMTAAGLVITTPQGTLVSPPASTQSFVSGPHTTTMIVSALHPTNTESSQHSSLYYYSHNKKDDVVIPQVVMPTPGKRGRKKKSMMPRVGSALPPGSDALILAHLAAGGQHHSADPYDLSNDEDDHGNKDGTKSYRCRMCAVTFFSKSDMQIHAKSHTEAKPHKCPHCSKSFANSSYLAQHIRIHSGAKPYTCSYCQKTFRQLSHLQQHTRNHTEGKPHKCPHCSKSFANSSYLAQHIRIHSGAKPYTCSYCQKTFRQLSHLQQHHRIHTGDRPYKCVHPGCEKAFTQLSNLQSHRRQHNKDKPYKCHNCNRGYTDAASLEVHLSTHTVKHAKLYSCGLCNRSYTSETYLMKHMRKHNPDPLTVAAAVAAQQAQGQTPGGGRGRGRGRGGGRGGGGGHGGASQVPNQANPNPPPVSYQQTEGVSCPFDLHQYKTVSAGEIQYKPVSVAELVAHKDLCLTVSTSAIQVEHMNS; encoded by the exons ATGGAAGATTCCCATTTCAACTCATCATACTTTTGGTCCCCCGTCCCTACAGTACAAGGACAG ATAGAGAACGCCATGTTCCTGAACAAGATGAAGGATCAGTTGGGACCAGAGAAgggctctccctccttctcccactcgtcctcgtcctcccacTACCCTGCCGCCGCACACACCGGCCCTCAGGGTTCCGTTGCCATGGATTCGGGGGCGGGAGTCAGGGTGCCTAAacaagaggggggaggtggaccCTCAatggggggtggcggggggcaCCTGCATCAGCCACACACCTCCCAGAACATCACAGTGGTACCTGTCTCCTCCACTGGAATCATGACCGCAG cggGGCTAGTGATAACCACACCCCAAGGCACGCTGgtctcccctcctgcctccacacaatCTTTCGTATCCGgaccccacaccaccaccatgaTAGTGTCCGCACTGCACCCCACAAACACAG AGAGCAGCCAGCACTCTTCTCTCTACTACTACAGCCACA ACAAGAAGGATGACGTGGTTATCCCCCAGGTTGTCATGCCGACCCCAGGGAAGCGGGGCAGGAAGAAGAAGTCTATGATGCCCCGCGTGGGGTCTGCCCTGCCACCAGGGAGTGACGCCTTGATCCTGGCACACCTGGCGGCTGGCGGGCAG CACCACTCTGCCGACCCCTACGACCTGTCTAATGACGAAGATGACCACGGCAACAAAGATGGGACCAAATCTTACAG GTGTCGGATGTGTGCGGTGACCTTCTTCAGCAAGTCGGACATGCAGATCCACGCCAAGTCACACACAGAGGCCAAGCCCCACAAGTGCCCGCACTGCTCCAAGTCCTTCGCCAACTCCAGCTACCTGGCCCAGCACATCCGCATCCACAGCGGGGCCAAGCCCTACACCTGCTCCTACTGCCAGAAGACCTTCAGGCAGCTCAGTCACCTGCAGCAGCACACACG AAACCACACTGAGGGCAAGCCCCACAAGTGCCCCCACTGCTCCAAGTCCTTCGCCAACTCCAGCTACCTGGCCCAGCACATCCGCATCCACAGCGGGGCCAAGCCCTACACCTGCTCCTACTGCCAGAAGACCTTCAGGCAGCTCAgtcacctacagcagcaccACAG GATCCACACTGGTGACCGACCGTACAAGTGTGTCCACCCAGGCTGTGAGAAGGCTTTCACCCAGCTCTCCAACCTGCAG TCTCACCGCCGGCAGCACAACAAAGATAAGCCGTACAAGTGCCACAACTGTAACCGTGGTTACACGGACGCGGCCAGCCTTGAGGTGCACCTGTCCACTCACACGGTCAAACATGCCAAGCTGTACTCCTGTGGCCTCTGCAACCGCTCCTATACCTCG GAGACGTACCTGATGAAGCACATGAGGAAGCACAACCCAGACCCCCTGACAGTGGCGGCAGCCGTGGCGGCACAGCAGGCCCAGGGCCAAACCCCTGGAGGCGGGCGGGGCAGGGGCCGCGgccggggtggaggcaggggcggaggaggaggccacgGAGGGGCGAGTCAGGTGCCGAATCAAGCTAACCCCAACCCACCTCCAGTCAGCTACCAACAGACGGAAGGCGTGTCCTGTCCGTTTGATTTGCACCAGTACAAGACGGTGTCTGCGGGGGAGATCCAGTACAAACCAGTTAGCGTGGCGGAGCTGGTGGCACACAAGGacctctgtctcactgtctccaCCTCGGCCATTCAGGTGGAGCACATGAACTCCTAG
- the znf384a gene encoding zinc finger protein 384a isoform X2 — MEDSHFNSSYFWSPVPTVQGQIENAMFLNKMKDQLGPEKGSPSFSHSSSSSHYPAAAHTGPQGSVAMDSGAGVRVPKQEGGGGPSMGGGGGHLHQPHTSQNITVVPVSSTGIMTAAGLVITTPQGTLVSPPASTQSFVSGPHTTTMIVSALHPTNTDKKDDVVIPQVVMPTPGKRGRKKKSMMPRVGSALPPGSDALILAHLAAGGQHHSADPYDLSNDEDDHGNKDGTKSYRCRMCAVTFFSKSDMQIHAKSHTEAKPHKCPHCSKSFANSSYLAQHIRIHSGAKPYTCSYCQKTFRQLSHLQQHTRNHTEGKPHKCPHCSKSFANSSYLAQHIRIHSGAKPYTCSYCQKTFRQLSHLQQHHRIHTGDRPYKCVHPGCEKAFTQLSNLQSHRRQHNKDKPYKCHNCNRGYTDAASLEVHLSTHTVKHAKLYSCGLCNRSYTSETYLMKHMRKHNPDPLTVAAAVAAQQAQGQTPGGGRGRGRGRGGGRGGGGGHGGASQVPNQANPNPPPVSYQQTEGVSCPFDLHQYKTVSAGEIQYKPVSVAELVAHKDLCLTVSTSAIQVEHMNS, encoded by the exons ATGGAAGATTCCCATTTCAACTCATCATACTTTTGGTCCCCCGTCCCTACAGTACAAGGACAG ATAGAGAACGCCATGTTCCTGAACAAGATGAAGGATCAGTTGGGACCAGAGAAgggctctccctccttctcccactcgtcctcgtcctcccacTACCCTGCCGCCGCACACACCGGCCCTCAGGGTTCCGTTGCCATGGATTCGGGGGCGGGAGTCAGGGTGCCTAAacaagaggggggaggtggaccCTCAatggggggtggcggggggcaCCTGCATCAGCCACACACCTCCCAGAACATCACAGTGGTACCTGTCTCCTCCACTGGAATCATGACCGCAG cggGGCTAGTGATAACCACACCCCAAGGCACGCTGgtctcccctcctgcctccacacaatCTTTCGTATCCGgaccccacaccaccaccatgaTAGTGTCCGCACTGCACCCCACAAACACAG ACAAGAAGGATGACGTGGTTATCCCCCAGGTTGTCATGCCGACCCCAGGGAAGCGGGGCAGGAAGAAGAAGTCTATGATGCCCCGCGTGGGGTCTGCCCTGCCACCAGGGAGTGACGCCTTGATCCTGGCACACCTGGCGGCTGGCGGGCAG CACCACTCTGCCGACCCCTACGACCTGTCTAATGACGAAGATGACCACGGCAACAAAGATGGGACCAAATCTTACAG GTGTCGGATGTGTGCGGTGACCTTCTTCAGCAAGTCGGACATGCAGATCCACGCCAAGTCACACACAGAGGCCAAGCCCCACAAGTGCCCGCACTGCTCCAAGTCCTTCGCCAACTCCAGCTACCTGGCCCAGCACATCCGCATCCACAGCGGGGCCAAGCCCTACACCTGCTCCTACTGCCAGAAGACCTTCAGGCAGCTCAGTCACCTGCAGCAGCACACACG AAACCACACTGAGGGCAAGCCCCACAAGTGCCCCCACTGCTCCAAGTCCTTCGCCAACTCCAGCTACCTGGCCCAGCACATCCGCATCCACAGCGGGGCCAAGCCCTACACCTGCTCCTACTGCCAGAAGACCTTCAGGCAGCTCAgtcacctacagcagcaccACAG GATCCACACTGGTGACCGACCGTACAAGTGTGTCCACCCAGGCTGTGAGAAGGCTTTCACCCAGCTCTCCAACCTGCAG TCTCACCGCCGGCAGCACAACAAAGATAAGCCGTACAAGTGCCACAACTGTAACCGTGGTTACACGGACGCGGCCAGCCTTGAGGTGCACCTGTCCACTCACACGGTCAAACATGCCAAGCTGTACTCCTGTGGCCTCTGCAACCGCTCCTATACCTCG GAGACGTACCTGATGAAGCACATGAGGAAGCACAACCCAGACCCCCTGACAGTGGCGGCAGCCGTGGCGGCACAGCAGGCCCAGGGCCAAACCCCTGGAGGCGGGCGGGGCAGGGGCCGCGgccggggtggaggcaggggcggaggaggaggccacgGAGGGGCGAGTCAGGTGCCGAATCAAGCTAACCCCAACCCACCTCCAGTCAGCTACCAACAGACGGAAGGCGTGTCCTGTCCGTTTGATTTGCACCAGTACAAGACGGTGTCTGCGGGGGAGATCCAGTACAAACCAGTTAGCGTGGCGGAGCTGGTGGCACACAAGGacctctgtctcactgtctccaCCTCGGCCATTCAGGTGGAGCACATGAACTCCTAG
- the flot1a gene encoding flotillin-1a, with product MFYTCGPNEAMVVSGICRSPPLMIAGGRVFVIPCIQQIQRISLNTLTLNVKSDKVYTRHGVPISVTGIAQMKIQGQNKQMLAAACQMFMGKSEGEISHIALETLEGHQRAIIAHLTVEEIYKDRKKFSEQVFKVASSDLVNMGISVVSYTLKDVHDDQDYLHSLGKARTAQVQKDARIGEAQFKRDAVIREAHAMQEKISAQYVNEIQMAKAQRDYELKKAAYDIEVNTKKAESEMAYQLQVAKTKQRIEEETMQVKVVERSQQILLQEQEISRKEMELEAQVKKPAEAEKYRLERLAEATRLQLIMEAEAEAESIKIKGEAEAFAVEAKGRAEAEQMAKKAEAFQQYKEGAMVDMLLEKIPMMAEEISKPLLAAQKITMISSGEGEVGVAKLTGEVLEIMTRLPETVEKLTGVSISQVTTRMG from the exons ATGTTCTACACCTGTGGCCCCAACGAAGCAATGGTGGTGTCAG gAATTTGCCGCTCACCCCCTCTGATGATCGCTGGAGGTCGAGTGTTTGTCATTCCTTGCATCCAACAGATCCAGAG GATCTCTCTGAACACCCTGACTCTAAACGTGAAGAGTGATAAAGTGTACACACGCCACGGAGTTCCCATCTCAGTCACTGGGATCGCTCAG ATGAAGATACAGGGGCAGAACAAGCAGATGCTGGCCGCTGCCTGTCAGATGTTCATGGGGAAGTCAGAAGGTGAGATCTCCCACATCGCCCTGGAAACactggagggacaccagagggcTATCATAGCACACCTGACTGTGGAG GAGATCTACAAAGACCGCAAGAAGTTCTCTGAGCAGGTGTTTAAGGTGGCCTCCTCAGATCTGGTCAACATGGGCATCAGCGTGGTCAGCTATACGCTCAAAGATGTCCACGACGACCAG GACTACCTCCACTCCCTGGGCAAGGCTCGCACTGCTCAGGTCCAGAAGGACGCTCGGATCGGAGAGGCCCAGTTCAAACGAGACGCTGTCATCAGG GAGGCCCACGCCATGCAGGAGAAGATTTCTGCCCAGTATGTCAACGAGATCCAGATGGCCAAGGCGCAGCGAGACTACGAGCTGAAGAAGGCTGCCTACGACATCGAAGTCAACACCAAGAAAGCAGAGTCGGAGATGGCCTACCAGCTCCAG gtggCTAAGACCAAGCAGCGCATCGAGGAGGAGACGATGCAGGTGAAGGTGGTGGAGCGCAGCCAGCAGATCCTGCTGCAGGAGCAGGAGATCTCCCGCAAGGAGATGGAGCTGGAGGCCCAGGTCAAGAAGCCTGCAGAGGCTGAGAAATACCGCCTGGAGAGGCTGGCCGAGGCCACACG tctGCAGCTCATCATGGAAGCGGAGGCAGAGGCTGAGTCCATCAAG ATAAAGGGCGAGGCCGAGGCGTTTGCAGTGGAGGCTAAGGGCCGTGCAGAGGCAGAGCAGATGGCAAAGAAGGCCGAGGCCTTCCAGCAGTACAAGGAGGGGGCCATGGTGGACATGCTGCTAGAGAAGATCCCTATG ATGGCCGAGGAGATCAGCAAGCCCCTGTTGGCTGCACAGAAGATCACCATGATTTCAAgtggggaaggggaggtgggCGTGGCCAAGCTTACAGGGGAGGTGCTCGAAATCATGACCCGCCTCCCAGAGACGGTGGAGAAACTGACTGGTGTCAGCATCTCCCAG GTGACCACTCGCATGGGCTAA
- the LOC136961783 gene encoding tubulin beta chain-like, with protein sequence MREIVHLQAGQCGNQIGAKFWEVISDEHGIDPTGSYHGDSDLQLDRISVYYNEASGGKYVPRAILVDLEPGTMDSVRSGPFGQIFRPDNFVFGQSGAGNNWAKGHYTEGAELVDSVLDVVRKEAEGCDCLQGFQLTHSLGGGTGSGMGTLLISKIREEYPDRIMNTFSVVPSPKVSDTVVEPYNATLSVHQLVENTDETFCIDNEALYDICFRTLKLSTPTYGDLNHLVSATMSGVTTCLRFPGQLNADLRKLAVNMVPFPRLHFFMPGFAPLTARGSQQYRALTVPELTQQVFDAKNMMAACDPRHGRYLTVAAIFRGRMSMKEVDEQMLNVQNKNSSYFVEWIPNNVKTAVCDIPPRGLKMAVTFIGNSTAIQELFKRISEQFTAMFRRKAFLHWYTGEGMDEMEFTEAESNMNDLVSEYQQYQDATAEEEGEFEEEEVEDA encoded by the exons ATGAGGGAGATCGTTCACCTCCAGGCCGGACAATGCGGTAACCAGATCGGCGCCAAG TTTTGGGAGGTGATCAGTGATGAGCATGGCATCGATCCCACAGGAAGTTATCATGGAGACAGCGACCTGCAGCTGGACAGGATTAGCGTCTACTACAATGAGGCTTCAG GTGGGAAGTACGTCCCAAGAGCCATCCTGGTGGACCTGGAGCCTGGTACCATGGACTCGGTCCGCTCCGGGCCCTTCGGACAGATCTTCAGACCTGACAACTTTGTCTTTG GCCAGAGTGGAGCAGGTAACAACTGGGCCAAGGGCCACTACACAGAGGGGGCTGAGCTGGTAGACTCAGTCCTGGATGTGGTGAGGAAGGAGGCTGAGGGCTGCGACTGTCTCCAGGGCTTCCAGCTCACCCACTCCCTTGGCGGGGGCACCGGCTCTGGCATGGGCACCCTGCTCATCAGCAAGATCCGCGAGGAGTACCCCGACCGCATCATGAACACCTTCAGTGTGGTGCCCTCCCCCAAG GTGTCTGACACAGTGGTGGAGCCCTACAACGCCACCCTGTCTGTCCACCAGCTGGTAGAGAACACAGACGAGACCTTCTGTATTGACAATGAGGCTCTCTATGACATCTGCTTCCGCACACTCAAACTTAGCACGCCAACCTACGGTGACCTCAACCACCTAGTCTCTGCTACCATGAGCGGCGTCACCACCTGCCTGCGTTTCCCCGGCCAGCTCAACGCCGACCTCCGCAAGCTGGCCGTCAACATGGTGCCCTTCCCCCGCCTGCACTTCTTCATGCCCGGTTTCGCCCCACTCACAGCCAGGGGGAGCCAGCAGTACCGCGCCCTCACCGTGCCCGAGCTCACCCAGCAAGTGTTCGATGCCAAGAACATGATGGCAGCCTGTGACCCTCGCCACGGGCGCTACCTCACCGTGGCGGCCATCTTCAGAGGCCGCATGTCCATGAAGGAGGTGGACGAGCAGATGCTGAACGTGCAGAACAAGAACAGCAGCTACTTCGTGGAATGGATCCCCAACAACGTGAAGACCGCCGTCTGCGACATCCCGCCACGTGGCCTCAAGATGGCAGTCACCTTCATCGGCAACAgcacggccatccaggagctgttCAAGCGTATCTCCGAGCAGTTCACCGCCATGTTCCGCCGCAAGGCCTTCCTCCACTGGTACACCGGCGAGGGCATGGATGAGATGGAGTTCACTGAGGCCGAGAGCAACATGAACGACCTGGTGTCCGAGTACCAGCAGTACCAAGATGCCACTGCAGAGGAGGAAGGCGAgtttgaggaggaagaggttgaGGATGCTTAG